The Bos mutus isolate GX-2022 chromosome 12, NWIPB_WYAK_1.1, whole genome shotgun sequence genome includes a window with the following:
- the UCHL3 gene encoding ubiquitin carboxyl-terminal hydrolase isozyme L3 → MDPELLSMVPRPVCAVLLLFPITEKYEVFRTEEEEKIKSQGQDVTSSVYFMKQTISNACGTIGLIHAIANNKDKMHFESGSTLKKFLEESASMSPEERARYLENYDAIRVTHETSAHEGQTEAPNIDEKVDLHFIALVHVDGHLYELDGRKPFPINHGETSDETLLEDAIEVCKKFMERDPDELRFNAIALSAA, encoded by the exons ATGGATCCTGAACTCCTCAGCATGGTTCCAAGACCAGTGTGTGCAGTGTTACTTCTCTTCCCTATTACAGAAAAG tatgaaGTATTCAGaacagaagaagaggaaaagataaaATCTCAGGGACAAGATGTTACATCGTCAGTATATTTCATGAAGCAAACAATCAGCAATGCCTGTGGGACGATTGGACTAATCCATGCTATTGCCAACAATAAAGACAAGATGCACTTTG AATCTGGATCAACCTTGAAAAAATTCCTGGAGGAGTCTGCATCAATGAGCCCTGAAGAACGAGCCAGATACCTGGAGAACTATGAC GCCATTCGAGTTACTCATGAAACCAGTGCCCATGAAGGTCAGACTGAG GCACCAAATATAGATGAAAAAGTAGATCTTCATTTTATTGCATTAGTTCATGTAGATGGGCATCTCTATGAATTAG ATGGACGGAAACCATTTCCAATTAACCACGGGGAAACTAGTGATGAAACTTTATTAGAG GATGCCATAGAAGTTTGCAAGAAGTTTATGGAACGTGACCCTGATGAACTGAGATTCAATGCCATTGCTCTTTCTGCAGCATAG